GTCGCGACAAGGGGCCGTTTGACGATGATCAATCGCGGTTCGTGTCGATTGTAGCCTCGCAATCGGCGCAGATTCTCTCCAATGCGCTGCTGCTCGAAGAACTGGCCCGCAAGAACGAATTGCTCGAAATCTCGCACAAGAAGCTTCGCAACGAGAATGATCGGCTGCAGCGGGAGGTCAACGCCACGTTTGCGTTCGAGAATATAGTCGGCAAGTCCGAGCCGATGAGGCAGGTGCTGACGATGGCCTCGAAAGTGAGCGGCAACGATTCGCCGGTCCTGATTACCGGTCCCACTGGCACCGGCAAGGAGCTGCTGGCTCGCGCCATCCATTATAATAGCGCCCGTAAACAGAAGCCGTTTGTGGTAAAAAACTGCGGCGTGAAGACTGAGTCTCTGCTGGAATCAGAGTTGTTTGGACATGTAAAGGGTTCATTCACCGGCGCTGATCGCAACAAGATTGGACTGTTCAAAGAGGCCGACGGCGGCACGATATTTCTCGACGAGATCGGCGAGGCGCCGCTATCCACCCAGGTGGCCATACTCCGTGTACTGGAGAACGGCGAGATAAGACCAATTGGCGCATCGGCTACGGAATATGTGAACGTGCGCATCCTCTCGGCCACCAACCGCAAACTGCAGGATGCTATCGAAGATGGATCGTTTCGCCGCGACCTGTTTTATCGACTAAATACGTTCACTATCGATATCCCACTTCTGAAAGACCGGCGTGGCGATGTTCCTCTCTTGGTCTACCACTTTCTAAAGCAGATAGCGATTAAACTAAGCCGCGAGACACTGACGATCACACCGGCTGCGCTCGACGTACTCGCGCGTTACTCCTGGCCGGGCAACGTGCGCCAGCTTGAGCACGAACTGGAGCGAGCCGCCGTGGTGTCTGAACCTGAAAACCCGATAGACATTTGTGATCTCTCACCGGAGCTGCTTGGCTCAACCGCCGCCGAAGTCGACACGAGCGGGTATCACGGCAAGCTGCGCGAAGTAGTCGAACGGGTAGAGCGGGACTTGCTGGTGTCAACACTCAATCAAACCGACGGGAACATCCTGAAGACCTCGAAGCTGCTCGGCCTTACGCGCAAGGGCCTCAAGGACAAGATGGCGCGGTATGGGATAGCCGCCAAGAAGGAACAATAATGATCGGCAGGGCTCTGCCCCTGCCGTCGGTGAGTTCTCGTAGGGCAGGATCGCTGGTCGCTACGCTATCGCTGGCGACCCAGGAATTCTGCCCTTGTATCTTGTCTTTTGGGTAGATATATGGCATCAAGTAAGAGTGCAAGAGATAGATTGAGGTCGCGGGCGGCAGTCGGCGACTTCGAGGTAGCGGCGAGATCGACCTGCCCTGGGACCGGAAAGAG
This sequence is a window from Candidatus Zixiibacteriota bacterium. Protein-coding genes within it:
- a CDS encoding sigma 54-interacting transcriptional regulator, yielding MDENRNIAQLEATLAELGSINRIIEKISRVRETNHIMSIIIDELVKLTDADQGVINLVTPASADDLLTVVRKAQPSDDNLPWKVNNLVSGWVLRNKRTLKVDDLDHDDRLAGLSSENGRFQSLLCCPLLARAETVGLLSLVRSRDKGPFDDDQSRFVSIVASQSAQILSNALLLEELARKNELLEISHKKLRNENDRLQREVNATFAFENIVGKSEPMRQVLTMASKVSGNDSPVLITGPTGTGKELLARAIHYNSARKQKPFVVKNCGVKTESLLESELFGHVKGSFTGADRNKIGLFKEADGGTIFLDEIGEAPLSTQVAILRVLENGEIRPIGASATEYVNVRILSATNRKLQDAIEDGSFRRDLFYRLNTFTIDIPLLKDRRGDVPLLVYHFLKQIAIKLSRETLTITPAALDVLARYSWPGNVRQLEHELERAAVVSEPENPIDICDLSPELLGSTAAEVDTSGYHGKLREVVERVERDLLVSTLNQTDGNILKTSKLLGLTRKGLKDKMARYGIAAKKEQ